The window TCTGCATTTGGGATATTAGCGTTTTTGTCACCATCCGTTGGCCAACCAACTTCTCCGACTATAACCGTCATGTCTCCATGACCTAATGCTCTAAGCGAAGCCAAGAGGGTATCGAAATTAGCATCAAAGACGTTTGTGTAGATAACGCCATTATCACTAACGGTGTTCTGGCCGTTGAAGAAGGCGTAGTCGAAAGGGAAGTCGCTGCTGAGGGAAAGACTTAGGAAAGGGTAAATGTTGACAGTGAAGGGAGCTTTGTTATGAGCTAAAAAGTTGACTATGAGTTTCATCTCTTCAAAGATGTCTTGACGGAAAGTTCCTGCGGAAGGAACTGGATTCTCCGGTGGAGAGTTGTAGACGTCCGCGTTTAAAGGTACGGTGGCTTTGATGAAATCTCCAACTCCGGCTTCGTTTAATGCTTTTTGGATATGGAAGAGTGCTGGATACGTTAGGTTTATGAACGATCCATTGTAAGCTGTTAAAAAGGGCTCATTCCCAACGGCGACGTATCTGCAAAGAAACTAAGTTTTTAGTATCCAAAAACTGATGAATCTTTAGATTtgaggtgaaaaaaaaaaatcaaagttgttTACTTGATTTTAACGTCGTCGTTGAAACGAGTGATGTTTCTTCGAACCCAATCTTTAGCTCTGTTATAGCTTCCCATGGCTTTGAGCTGATCATTAGGGATTGCAACCATAACTTCGATGCCGGAGCCAGCAAGAGCTACCATGGTGTTTGTGTCGGCATCGAAAAGCTTCACTTTTTTAACGTTGTTGTCTTTCAACATCTGTACTACCGTCTTTGGAGGGAGCTGGTGAGTTGCCATCGTACCCCAGTTTACTCCCAAGGCGGATACGTCGCGGGAGTTTAAATATACGGTGGAGATGGTGATGTAGAGGAAGATGATGGCGGTGGTTCTCTGTTTCCGTCGGTTACTCATTTTgggtttactctgtttttgacGAAGATCAATAAGAGTATAGAATAATGATTGTAATAAATGGTGGATCTGTGGAGGTCATATGATATGAGGTTCCTTAAtctaataatgtatatattttttcttttgagagaagtgttattttaatttttcagcGTAACGCGCAAGGTGTATTGCTTGGAGTCTAAGGGATTGGCACgcgaaacgacgtcgtttttgaGGTCAAAATCCCAAAAGCGACACTCTCCACGTGCCTGCTAATGACTAAATTTCACTGATCCGATAAACAAGCCCATACTCTGATACTCATAtggtcacaactcacaagtcaTAACTCGTTTTATTTTTCGGTTTTGTTAAACCGAAGTTGCATAATCTTAGGTACATGCAcacttcttaattttttttttcttttcttaatatgAATCCAAACTTGACAAAAAGGTTTTGGTTAATACATGTCGTCATACTCAAATTATTCTATATCTCTTTGATTAGTCTTCGatcaaattatttagaaaagtCTGGGTAAGCCAAATTCCCTCTATCATCAAAAATTCCTGAAGAGCAGAGTGAAACAACCAACCAGCATCGAAAGTAACCGAACCACCATAATCAGCAGTGTTAGAACCATCataatcaacaaaagaaaaatcaaaagataatAATTATCGGAATTAGCAGCAGAAGATAATAATGACCGgtattatattactatattattttgttataatattaattctataataattttaaaaatgatttgttcATCTTTATGAGTAGACATGTATTTTTCTGTAAAAGACAATATATAACTATTTCTTATGACAATGCAAATTTTGTTCAAATGATGCAATATCATGGAATTTAGATGAACTTACATATGAAAACtacatttataaatttgagaaaCTGACTTACGCTGACAGATAAGATATTTGAATAAAGGAGATTTCACATGGAAGATCCAAGGAAAAACCTCTTCCAGATCAACATTTAAACGCTTAAGCTCACTAACGGTAGATTGACTAATCCTTGTATGGTGCGTATTAGCAACCACTGGCCTAATCGTAGAAGCACCTACAGCAAAACCCGTTCCACTCACAACATGTTTTAAACCCGAGACAAGACGACCAAGATTGACAGTATCAGCAAGCTTCACACCTTCCCCGTCCCAGAGAGTAAACGACTCGAAATTAGTTCGACTCGACACATGcgataaaatatattttttctaacgTAGTTTTACATCATTTTACTTAAAATAGTTATGATTTACTATATGGCCTTAAACGTCTTTAtgacttgacaaaaaaaaaccatctaaaTGCTCatgttatatatttgttttctataaaaaaatttcttattcattttatttttaattaccatATCCTGTTTATTATGTCTTGTTTATCGCATTCTTCAAATTAATACATACTCAATCAAGGTACTTTCATGCcgttaaactaaaaatatataaagcatgtttattagtaaatttctCATAAAGAGACTCTTAACAAAgacattaaaaataatcaagaaaataagagaaatgTATACAATTGGCGTCCACCGTGGAGCAGAGACAAAGATAGCTTTTAAAAGAAGTCCAATATCGAAAGATGCTTGAAGGAGAAATCACAGGAAGTGACGGTTGCGTAGCAGATACACCAGATCGTGTTCAGCTGGTCCAAGTGGAGCCCTCACAAATGCCGACGATCAGGGCCCCGGCAATGCCAAACGGGTCGGTCGGCAAAGGAACGAGTGCTTTGGAAAACGAAAAATGTCAAGAAAACCGGAAACTAACAATGACGCAGAAAAGGGTCAGGATGGCGAAATAGCCAAGCTCAAAAGCCAGATGAAGGATGTCACGAGCAAGTTCCACGAGGCTACCAGTGCGGCGCCCGATGTGGATCATATGTTGGAACAATCATAATATATACGCTgtcaaatcataatatataagaCATGTTTGAAAAGTGTGTGAAATATCTAAGTGACACTTGTCTTCACCAAAttaattcaatttattttttaattaaaatattatgatttatatattttacctgATTCAAAATAGTATCTCCCTAATAGAAATACTCTAACCAGTTTACATTACTCTAACCAGTGTACATTgctataaaatgaaaaaaaaaagttgtgtatcACACACAAGTAACATTTAGTGATGACTCAAATTAGAATCTGTTTGAAACGT is drawn from Camelina sativa cultivar DH55 chromosome 8, Cs, whole genome shotgun sequence and contains these coding sequences:
- the LOC104706128 gene encoding glucan endo-1,3-beta-glucosidase 8-like, giving the protein MSNRRKQRTTAIIFLYITISTVYLNSRDVSALGVNWGTMATHQLPPKTVVQMLKDNNVKKVKLFDADTNTMVALAGSGIEVMVAIPNDQLKAMGSYNRAKDWVRRNITRFNDDVKIKYVAVGNEPFLTAYNGSFINLTYPALFHIQKALNEAGVGDFIKATVPLNADVYNSPPENPVPSAGTFRQDIFEEMKLIVNFLAHNKAPFTVNIYPFLSLSLSSDFPFDYAFFNGQNTVSDNGVIYTNVFDANFDTLLASLRALGHGDMTVIVGEVGWPTDGDKNANIPNAERFYSGLLPKLAGNKGTPMRPGYIEVYLFGFIDEDAKSIAPGNFERHWGIFKYDGQPKFPADLPGEGQKKVLTGAQSVQYLQNQWCMLNPNAHTFSNNTNQLGDNVNYACTFSDCTALGYGTSCGNLDEVGNASYAFNMYFQVHDQKAEACDFEGLAIITTHNISREQCNFPIQIGDPTSGHSDHNNHRFGSIIGVCLVSTLVLVMAL